Genomic window (Sphingomonas sp. S1-29):
GCGATTGCCGAGGCGCTGCCGCCCGACGATCCGCCGGGGGCCATTGCGGCGTTGCCGCCGTCGCTCCGCCGCCACGGGCTGATGACATTGCCGAAATAGCTCGTCTCGTTCGACGACCCCATCGCGAACTGGTCGAGGTTGAGCTTGCCGAGCATCCCTGCCCCGGCTTCCCACAATTTCCCCGACACCGTCGATTCATAGGGCGGCACGAAGCCTTCGAGGATGTGGCTCGCTGCGGTGGTCTGCACGCCCTTGGTGCAGAACAGATCCTTCATGCCGATCGGCACGCCCGCCAGCGGCTTGGCCGCGTCGCCTGCCGCGCGCGCGGCATCGGCGGCGTCGGCGGCGGCCAGCGCATGATCGGGGGTGTCGACGATGAAGGCGTTGAGCGCCTTCGCGCCGGCAACCGCCGCGTTGAATCCTTCGGCCACTTCGCGCGCCGAGAAATCGCCTGCGCGAAAGCCGTCGCGGATACCGGCGACGGTGAGGTCGGTAAGCTTGGTCATTCGATCACCTTGGGCACCGCGAAAAAGCCATGTTCGGCCTGCGGCGCGTTGGCCAGCACCAGGTCGCGCTGGTCGGGCTCGGTCACCACGTCTTCGCGCAAACGAAGCGTGTTGGGGATGACCGCGGTCATCGGCTCGATGCCGGTGCAGTCGACCTCGCCCAATTGCTCGATCCAGCCAAGGATGTTGTTGAGTTCGGGCGCCATTGCCTGCGCCTCGTCATCGGTGATCGCGATCCTGGCGAGGCTCGCGATGCGTTTCACGGTTGCGGTGTCTACGGACATTCGTCGCGGCTAGCATCGTGCCTTGCCCGCTTCAAGCGTTCACCCCCCAAAGCTGCGGTTGCGCCGCGCGCAACGCTGTCGCACGGGGTGTGCGCGGGTCCGCTGGTTCGCGGGCAGGAAGGATTTGGATAGTGGCGCGGAAATTTCTGTACGTGGTGGCGGTGCTCATCATCCTCGCGATCGCAGCGGCCTTTGCCTATCGCCTGTACGGCATCGAGCTGTTGCGCAGGACGATGGTGCCGAGCGCGCCGTTCGAAGCGCTGCCCGAGCCCGAGCCCAATGCCTATGCCAAGCCCACCATGTGGATCGCGCGGCCCGACCGCGCGGGGAACCCTGCGCTTTGGGTGCCGCAGGGGCTGAACGTCGGCGCCAATCCGCCCGCGGCGGTGTTCTTCATTCACCCCACCTCGTATCTCGATCGTGGTCACTGGAACGCGCCGCTCGACAATGCCGACGCCAATGGCCGCGCCGAGATTTTCCTGCGCGGCCAGGCGAGCGCGTTCAACGAGGTCGGCGCGATCTGGGCGCCGCGCTATCGGCAAGCGACCTTCGGCGCGTTCCTGACCAGCGAGGACAGCGCGCGCCAGGCGTTGGCGCTGGCCTATCGCGACGTTCTGGCGGCGTTCGACCAGTTCGCAAAGGAAGTCGGCCCCGATCGACCCATCATTCTTGCCGGGCACAGCCAGGGCGCGCTGCACCTCACGCATTTGCTCAAGGACCGGATCGCGGGCCAGCCGATCGCCGACCGGATCGTCGCTGCCTATGTCGTCGGCTGGCCGGTATCGAAGCCCGCTGACCTGCCCGCGCTCGGGCTGCCCGAATGCGCGACGGCGCAGCAGACCGGCTGCATCCTGTCGTGGCAGAGCTTTGCCGAGCCCGCCGATCCCTCGCTGATCTTCGACACCT
Coding sequences:
- the gatC gene encoding Asp-tRNA(Asn)/Glu-tRNA(Gln) amidotransferase subunit GatC, with amino-acid sequence MSVDTATVKRIASLARIAITDDEAQAMAPELNNILGWIEQLGEVDCTGIEPMTAVIPNTLRLREDVVTEPDQRDLVLANAPQAEHGFFAVPKVIE
- a CDS encoding DUF3089 domain-containing protein, which translates into the protein MARKFLYVVAVLIILAIAAAFAYRLYGIELLRRTMVPSAPFEALPEPEPNAYAKPTMWIARPDRAGNPALWVPQGLNVGANPPAAVFFIHPTSYLDRGHWNAPLDNADANGRAEIFLRGQASAFNEVGAIWAPRYRQATFGAFLTSEDSARQALALAYRDVLAAFDQFAKEVGPDRPIILAGHSQGALHLTHLLKDRIAGQPIADRIVAAYVVGWPVSKPADLPALGLPECATAQQTGCILSWQSFAEPADPSLIFDTFDQTTGFNGQPRAGTPVVCTNPITGNAGDSAEASANLGALFPSEDLTEATLEPGRIPGRCEGRGILMIGTPPDLGNYVLPGNNYHVFDYSLFWGNIRQDAARRMAAFAR